GATGTCCTTGAGCAGGATGGATCCGCATACGTAGCAATTCCCATACCCGCTGCGGACATTGAAGCCAAAGCTGGGGTGGGTGTCGTCGTGTCGATGATGGGCAGGATATAAACAGGGGCCACTGAGCCAGTCGCCACGACCGCTGTAACCCATATGGATCAACCGATCAGCAACCGCTTGCAGCAGAAACGGGTTGAGCGTGTCACCGGATCGTCGTGGCGCTGTCTGACGCGGGGCGCGTCGTTTTCGGGGTTGTGTCTGACGTGGCAGCAGATGGTTGAAGGCTTCAATCGGATGGTAGCAATCATGCAGTTCAACGATCCGACAGCGTGCATTATTTCGGTGAGGCTTGGTGTTATACGTACCCACCAGGCGCAAGCTCTGAACGGGTGACAGCGGATCGCTTCTGGCTACATACTGCAAGCCACGCAGCATCTGCCGTGCGAACTTCATATCGGTCAAGGGCTTTTCCAGCCACCAGTAAGCGTGATAGCCCCCACCTGTGAAGGTGATGCAAGATGGCGCGGGAAGCATGTCTTGCAGGCGTTTCAGCGCATCAGACGAAGGATCGTCCAGATCAACGAAGAGCGCAGGCAGCGCCACCAGATCTTCGGCTGTGCCCCGCTGGTAACGTCCCAGTCCGGATCGACGGAGTCCGATACCCACAAATGCTCCCCATCCTCGTTGGTTACTGATCCACAGTCGTTGAACCGCATCATGACGTTGTTCCAGTTGATGAAGTGGAATATGGCGTGAGGGAGTTCGGTGTTTTCCGTCGGGATGGATCGCCGTCAGCGTCAGACAGGCTGTTTCGAGATAGCTCTCTGACCGCGCCAACAATGCGTTGAGGAAGACTAGAACATCGCCAGCTGCTGTGGCTCGTGATCGGAGTCTTCGTCCTCGACTGAGAAAGGGCGACTATTTGTTGCAACCTCGGATGAAGGCGCATCATCTGGAACTGCCATCAGATCCAGTTTTTTGCGTTGAGGTTTACGGTGTTTCGGGGTCGCAGATGGATTTGAGGGTTGTGACTTGAGGGTTTTGATTAGCTCCCGTTGTAGATCGTCATCACGCATCTCCTGCAATTTCTCAAAGATATCCAGTTGAACAGGTTTGTATCCAAAAGCCTGCTGCGCTAGATCAACGATCTTGGCGGCAGCCTCGCCCTCGCAGCCCATAAACACGAAGCCATGCTGTTTGAGCCAACCACGAACATGGCGTATCAGCGTCTCCTCATGGTTGGGATATGTCGCGAAGTCCGGGTCACGTAGTCCGACGACGGTTCGCGTCTCCTCATTGTCGACCACACCATCGGTCAGGATAGTCAGTAGTCTGGCTTGCAGCTTCAACCGTTTGTCGCGGTCATGAATCAGATGCACGCCATCCAGATAGCTACCGACGTAGCGCACCAGTCGCGCCGTATCACTTGATAAGCGTTCTGGTAGCGCCACTGTCTTAGCAGGGTGGGGCGTCTGACGTGTCTGACCATCCTCGACCAGCACACCACCGAGTTCAATCGCCGTCTGTACCACCGGATCGGCGTGGGCAACGAGTGTGGATTCTTCTGCTTCCTCCTCGCTCACCTCGACATTCCAGTAGGCGACATCTTCAGCGTCAATCTCGCTCTGTCCCGCACTGGCCTTGAACATCTCGGAAGGATCAATCAATGACTCATCCTTGGCGATAGCATCGAGCAAAGCCTCCTCGAAACCACTCTCACCCTCGGTCAAGGCATCTAGTCCGGTCAGCCCAATATCGCCTGTCAGCAATTTCGCTGCCCGCTGCTTGCGGCTCATGAGCTGCACGGCAGTATGCTCCATCGTACCTTCAGCGTAAATGTAGACCGTCCTACACTGTTCATGGGTTTGATTCAAGCGATAGGCACGCGCCGCTGCCTGCATCATGGTGCCAAGATTGAAGGTGATTTCGAAAAAGATCAATGTCGGGCTGAACAGCAAATCAAGGCCGGTTTTTACAAGCTCAGGATTGCAAATCATCACGTTCATGCCTTTGGCGCGCTCCGCTTCAATCACCTTCTCACGCCGTTCAGCTGTGACTGTGTTTTTGAGGATGTAAGGCACAGCATCAGGAACGTGTTTGCGAATCAGTGCCTCG
The Phototrophicus methaneseepsis DNA segment above includes these coding regions:
- a CDS encoding DNA-primase RepB domain-containing protein, with protein sequence MGIGLRRSGLGRYQRGTAEDLVALPALFVDLDDPSSDALKRLQDMLPAPSCITFTGGGYHAYWWLEKPLTDMKFARQMLRGLQYVARSDPLSPVQSLRLVGTYNTKPHRNNARCRIVELHDCYHPIEAFNHLLPRQTQPRKRRAPRQTAPRRSGDTLNPFLLQAVADRLIHMGYSGRGDWLSGPCLYPAHHRHDDTHPSFGFNVRSGYGNCYVCGSILLKDICTEIEIHLADFGGLFV